Proteins from a single region of Blastocatellia bacterium:
- a CDS encoding type II secretion system protein GspG, with the protein MIKRAGEKAKRIAYLLVVVAAFFCGVLAEEKLSPGHARRLIATLGGANLPVENVQIRRIETFFGRDAIVEAFVLTAFKFTRREGRWEITDVRIGDRQWENVELWTTAVQAEKARRTAEDLRTIARAIEAYRSERGVLPPATDFVGLIDHLTPAYLPRVIREDYWHRSYVYSVRTRGYRLESLGPDGKPATGDEIVIENGQMVGAQPRKGASEP; encoded by the coding sequence GTGATAAAACGAGCGGGCGAGAAGGCGAAGCGGATTGCGTATTTGCTCGTGGTGGTCGCCGCATTTTTCTGCGGTGTGCTGGCCGAGGAGAAATTGTCTCCGGGCCATGCGCGTCGGCTTATCGCCACGCTGGGCGGAGCCAATCTGCCCGTAGAAAACGTTCAGATTCGCCGGATTGAGACCTTTTTCGGGCGCGACGCCATCGTAGAAGCTTTCGTCCTGACGGCCTTCAAATTCACCCGGCGGGAGGGAAGATGGGAGATCACCGACGTGCGCATCGGGGACCGACAGTGGGAGAACGTGGAGCTGTGGACGACCGCCGTGCAGGCGGAGAAAGCGCGTCGCACCGCCGAAGATCTTCGTACCATTGCCCGTGCCATCGAGGCCTATCGCAGCGAACGAGGCGTTCTTCCTCCAGCGACGGATTTCGTCGGACTCATTGATCATCTGACGCCCGCCTATCTGCCCCGCGTCATCCGCGAAGATTACTGGCACCGGAGCTACGTTTACTCCGTCCGAACCCGCGGTTATCGCCTCGAATCCCTGGGGCCTGACGGAAAACCGGCGACCGGCGATGAGATCGTCATCGAGAACGGGCAGATGGTGGGAGCGCAGCCGCGCAAAGGAGCGAGCGAACCATGA
- a CDS encoding CAP domain-containing protein — MTGVRLAMAIALGVVAVSPPSGAPAVVRSAGGASSTTCWTDPFYCEKVAWWTLDNVNTERIIRGLPPLRVHPVLWSLAQQQSRDMAERDRLAHISSRGESLEVRLIRAGFSRWKRAAENLALCYEEVVPSLVVIHGWMMSPNHRQNILDPRFRETGIGVAQSARGAYYFTQIFLDP, encoded by the coding sequence ATGACGGGAGTGAGGCTCGCCATGGCAATCGCCCTGGGGGTTGTGGCCGTGAGCCCGCCGTCCGGAGCGCCCGCGGTCGTGCGCTCCGCGGGAGGCGCGTCCTCGACCACATGCTGGACCGATCCCTTCTACTGCGAGAAAGTGGCCTGGTGGACGCTGGACAATGTCAATACCGAGCGGATCATTCGCGGGCTGCCGCCGCTCCGGGTGCACCCGGTTTTGTGGAGCCTGGCCCAGCAACAGAGCCGGGATATGGCCGAGCGCGATAGGCTGGCGCATATCAGCTCTCGGGGCGAGTCACTGGAAGTGCGGCTCATTCGTGCGGGATTTTCCCGCTGGAAGCGGGCGGCCGAGAACCTCGCCCTCTGTTATGAGGAAGTCGTCCCCTCGCTCGTGGTCATTCACGGCTGGATGATGAGCCCGAACCACCGGCAGAATATCCTCGATCCCCGATTTCGGGAGACGGGAATCGGAGTCGCTCAATCGGCTCGCGGAGCGTATTACTTCACTCAGATTTTCCTCGATCCCTGA
- a CDS encoding tetratricopeptide repeat protein — MKGHHDTLESMRGVVRQTERERASASPLRRGIRLGFACLLILMGMPVDREISSRAVTQKTPPETTDQGGRPPLDEKTRRRATALLTYAQAMRYAMQGDFNRAEETFRKVIELDPQAPQPHVALAELYYRLRNTADARREAEQALALDPRNADAHRLLGLIYREEALSANDREKARKAVEEFRQVVEDDELDLEAWQSLAQMYALLGEEEKLKEALERWTSGDPTADQAFYRLALIYFDKRDYRRAAENAARALTIRPDSDYALVLAKSLLYQGHTTEALRTYREALDRDPSNSELRINFAEALIFAGKYDDAVEILRKILADQPRNIEALRLTAQAYRRAGRRNEAIETLRTALRGLETSESLELQFTLAQTYEEVGQVDDAVATYEGMLKALLNPDGSVSDRFRRAVEQVLTSLALAYRQAGRREEAFKTFERMRQILGPTSTRPDLLAIDTLREEQNYREMLVHAEQAARRYPQERMFKLLQAQALGGLGRLDEAVALLDSLLTGSPEDIEVLSTKAQVLSEAERYKEAEAAIQEALRRDPRNNMLLIQLSLTQERLNRFAEAEATLRMLLDRDPDNAVALNNLGYYLAERGERLQEALELIRRAVTIDPTNGAYLDSLGWVYFQLGQLDEAEHYLQQALIYQPRDATIHEHLGDLYLRKGKVEKAEQLFERAYKLARESREKKRIEEKLQKLREEKSRK, encoded by the coding sequence GTGAAGGGACATCACGATACTCTCGAATCCATGCGCGGGGTGGTGCGTCAGACCGAGCGTGAGCGGGCAAGCGCGAGCCCGCTTCGAAGGGGCATCCGTTTGGGCTTCGCGTGCCTGCTGATTCTCATGGGGATGCCGGTTGACCGGGAGATTTCCTCCCGCGCGGTGACGCAGAAGACTCCGCCCGAGACGACCGATCAGGGCGGCCGACCACCCCTTGATGAGAAAACCAGACGACGTGCGACGGCGCTGCTGACCTACGCGCAGGCGATGCGCTATGCCATGCAAGGCGATTTCAATCGAGCGGAGGAGACGTTCCGCAAGGTGATCGAGCTGGATCCGCAGGCTCCTCAGCCTCACGTAGCGCTGGCCGAACTCTATTATCGGTTGCGCAATACCGCCGATGCCCGACGTGAGGCGGAACAGGCGCTCGCGCTCGACCCTCGCAATGCCGACGCCCATCGGCTGCTCGGCTTGATCTATCGAGAAGAGGCGCTGAGCGCCAATGATCGGGAGAAAGCGCGCAAGGCCGTCGAGGAATTCCGCCAGGTCGTCGAGGACGATGAGCTGGACCTGGAAGCCTGGCAATCGCTGGCGCAGATGTACGCGCTGCTCGGAGAGGAGGAAAAGTTAAAGGAAGCCCTGGAGCGATGGACCAGCGGGGATCCGACGGCGGATCAGGCATTCTATCGTCTGGCCCTCATCTATTTTGACAAGCGGGATTACCGTCGGGCCGCCGAGAATGCAGCGCGGGCTTTGACGATTCGTCCCGATTCGGATTATGCCCTGGTGCTGGCCAAATCGTTGCTCTATCAGGGGCACACGACCGAAGCCCTGCGCACCTATCGTGAGGCCCTTGATCGCGATCCGAGCAATAGCGAGCTGCGCATCAACTTCGCCGAGGCCCTCATCTTCGCCGGGAAATATGACGACGCGGTCGAGATTCTGCGCAAGATTCTCGCCGATCAACCCCGTAATATAGAGGCGTTGCGACTGACGGCCCAGGCCTATCGTCGGGCCGGGCGGCGAAACGAAGCGATCGAAACGTTGCGCACTGCGCTTCGGGGGCTGGAGACGAGCGAGAGTCTCGAACTGCAATTCACCCTGGCGCAAACCTATGAGGAAGTGGGCCAGGTGGATGATGCTGTAGCCACCTATGAGGGGATGCTCAAGGCCCTGCTCAATCCCGATGGATCGGTCTCGGATCGGTTTCGCCGCGCCGTGGAACAGGTGTTGACGAGTCTGGCACTCGCTTATCGTCAGGCCGGTCGTCGGGAGGAGGCGTTCAAGACCTTCGAGCGGATGCGCCAGATTCTCGGCCCCACGAGCACGCGGCCCGATCTGCTGGCCATTGATACGTTGCGGGAGGAGCAAAACTACCGCGAGATGCTCGTACACGCGGAGCAGGCGGCGCGCCGCTATCCGCAGGAGCGGATGTTCAAGCTGCTCCAGGCGCAGGCGCTCGGTGGCCTGGGTCGGCTCGATGAAGCGGTGGCTTTGCTCGACAGTCTGCTGACCGGTTCCCCCGAGGACATCGAAGTTCTCTCCACCAAAGCGCAGGTCCTCTCCGAAGCCGAGCGCTACAAAGAAGCCGAAGCCGCCATCCAGGAAGCCCTCCGCCGCGATCCCCGAAACAATATGCTGCTCATCCAACTGAGCCTCACCCAGGAGCGGTTGAATCGCTTTGCCGAAGCGGAAGCGACTCTGCGCATGCTGCTCGATCGCGATCCCGACAATGCCGTTGCTCTCAATAACCTCGGCTACTATCTCGCCGAGCGCGGTGAACGATTGCAGGAGGCTCTGGAGTTGATCCGCCGCGCCGTCACTATTGATCCGACCAACGGAGCTTACCTCGATAGTCTCGGTTGGGTTTACTTTCAATTGGGGCAGTTGGATGAAGCCGAGCATTACCTGCAGCAGGCGTTGATCTATCAGCCGCGCGATGCCACCATCCATGAGCATCTCGGTGATCTTTATCTCCGCAAGGGGAAGGTGGAAAAAGCCGAGCAGTTGTTTGAGCGAGCCTACAAGCTCGCCCGCGAGTCCCGCGAGAAAAAGCGCATCGAGGAGAAACTCCAGAAACTGAGGGAGGAGAAGAGTCGGAAGTAA